A window of the Pseudoalteromonas sp. A25 genome harbors these coding sequences:
- a CDS encoding phosphatidate cytidylyltransferase yields MLKQRILTSVVLAPLAMLLVFYTPLALFSFIAAAIVLLGAWEWSAFMGLSSAKSRGGFVALMAGIIGLLHWHWPITSLWQSGHLQADANYVFTLAFAWWLVATFLVFKYPAKARAWNEGIVMRAVAGVLTLVPLWLALNVLRSAEYQQAHQYGSTLIMVVLGIVWSADIGAYFAGKNFGKHKLMPNVSPNKTIEGLIGGVITAVIFVVVFCHFAQVEQKLWPIYAIMTVFIALFSAIGDLLESMFKREVGLKDSGACLPGHGGILDRIDSLTAAAPIFALCYAWTVTL; encoded by the coding sequence TTGCTAAAACAACGTATTTTAACTTCAGTGGTGCTTGCGCCTCTGGCAATGCTGTTGGTGTTTTATACACCGCTAGCGCTATTTAGTTTTATCGCTGCTGCGATCGTATTACTGGGCGCATGGGAATGGTCTGCGTTTATGGGTTTGTCTAGCGCGAAGTCCCGTGGCGGCTTTGTTGCGCTTATGGCGGGAATTATCGGGCTGCTACATTGGCATTGGCCCATCACCTCACTTTGGCAAAGTGGGCATCTGCAAGCGGATGCCAATTATGTGTTTACACTGGCTTTTGCGTGGTGGCTCGTCGCAACGTTTCTTGTTTTCAAGTATCCCGCTAAGGCGAGAGCTTGGAATGAAGGTATAGTAATGCGCGCGGTGGCAGGGGTACTTACGTTAGTACCTCTTTGGCTAGCACTCAACGTGTTACGCAGTGCTGAATATCAGCAAGCTCATCAATATGGCTCAACACTCATTATGGTGGTGTTGGGGATTGTTTGGAGTGCTGATATTGGCGCGTATTTTGCGGGGAAGAATTTCGGAAAACACAAGTTAATGCCAAATGTGAGCCCAAATAAAACAATTGAAGGGCTGATTGGGGGCGTGATCACCGCAGTGATTTTTGTGGTGGTATTTTGTCACTTTGCGCAGGTTGAACAAAAATTATGGCCAATTTATGCGATTATGACGGTATTTATCGCGTTATTTTCAGCCATTGGCGACTTGCTTGAGAGTATGTTTAAACGTGAGGTTGGTTTAAAAGACTCTGGTGCGTGCTTGCCCGGCCATGGGGGTATATTAGATAGAATAGACAGTTTGACCGCGGCAGCCCCAATTTTCGCTTTATGCTATGCGTGGACGGTGACTTTATGA